A section of the Malania oleifera isolate guangnan ecotype guangnan chromosome 2, ASM2987363v1, whole genome shotgun sequence genome encodes:
- the LOC131148199 gene encoding uncharacterized protein LOC131148199 — protein MLHDCHGDALIRHRVDSPQSVLDPLLSSMAGLSFTRHPLQDPRGRKITKKGTRTVEDSIPRGSRRSAIASSDFTPPAPIVVKRRRFTTLIDDDDCGMDDGDATPGVARKLGDVLDRVASESAGPKEERQGMN, from the coding sequence ATGCTCCACGACTGCCACGGCGACGCACTCATCCGCCATCGCGTCGACTCGCCGCAGTCCGTCTTGGACCCCTTGCTCTCTTCCATGGCCGGCCTCAGCTTCACGCGTCATCCCCTCCAAGATCCGCGCGGCCGCAAGATCACGAAGAAAGGAACGCGTACCGTCGAGGACTCAATTCCCCGTGGCTCCCGGCGCAGTGCGATTGCCTCATCGGATTTTACTCCGCCGGCCCCGATCGTGGTGAAGAGGCGGCGATTCACGACCCTCATCGATGACGATGACTGCGGAATGGACGACGGAGACGCAACGCCTGGGGTCGCAAGAAAGCTTGGGGATGTCCTGGATAGGGTGGCTTCGGAGAGCGCCGGTCCTAAGGAAGAGAGGCAGGGGATGAACTGA